In Pseudorasbora parva isolate DD20220531a chromosome 9, ASM2467924v1, whole genome shotgun sequence, the following proteins share a genomic window:
- the LOC137090353 gene encoding uncharacterized protein isoform X2: MSMAHMGERASGRSGSRRAAFSQTDGQEVWRPGSDDRDQDALSDPTQTQSQELPGYLTLSSESVSVSTGQADRKRELQSGSQKSPDDGGLSTSTKRSCRGILTSSSLSLPEDEIERQLSSLHSGDSWDSQNEQGCLFRSDSLEWWLPGQVPVEPTETGSCRTAQGSTEASPVNEISTEKPTDCRKRKLIRSFLKRLWKAVKSPFRCCCLSAVDVVEPFVPPPDLEPEPEPEPEPEPEPDPSGIQPKNESFESLYNEGEMIGFGTFGSVYEGTRKFDGKKVAIKRMSKLDNFLYLDIPGHPEPLITEVALLLMMSREPISPYVIQLYQWFEHPRKFTLILEYPEPCESLQDIITRHPQLCETVARVLMQQAVLALQHCIEHGVFHSDIHAQNFLVKKNTYELKLIDFGCGQLFSSDGYESGIYLGLQAHCPPEVFTEPRFHAVPANVWALGVLLYEMVNAHHPFCSRMEIAQAEVRFRNANLSLGNIILAVLGGGLELKTCPEA, from the exons ATGTCGATGGCCCACATGGGGGAAAGAG CCTCTGGACGCTCCGGATCCAGGAGAGCTGCTTTCTCTCAGACGGATGGTCAGGAGGTTTGGAGACCAGGTTCTGATGACCGTGACCAGGATGCACTGTCAGATCCGACCCAGACACAGAGCCAGGAGCTTCCTGGATATTTAACATTGTCTTCTGAGTCTGTTTCTGTGTCCACAGGTCAGGCTGACAGAAAGAGGGAGTTGCAGAGCGGCAGCCAGAAGAGCCCAGATGATGGAGGTCTGTCCACTTCAACAAAACGCTCTTGCAGAG GCATCCTGACATCATCATCCTTGTCCCTCCCTGAGGATGAAATAGAGAGGCAGTTGTCAAGCCTTCACAGTGGTGATAGTTGGGACAGCCAAAACGAGCAGGGCTGTTTGTTCAGGTCGGACAGCCTCGAATGGTGGCTGCCAGGTCAAGTTCCTGTCGAGCCAACAGAGACCGGAAGTTGCCGAACTGCTCAGGGTTCCACGGAAGCTTCTCCTGTGAACGAGATCTCAACAG AAAAACCTACAGATTGTAGGAAGAGGAAATTGATTCGTTCTTTCCTCAAGAGGCTCTGGAAGGCTGTGAAGAGTCCTTTCCGCTGCTGTTGCCTCAGTGCTGTGGATGTTGTGGAGCCTTTCGTCCCTCCACCAGATCTGGAGCCGGAGCCGGAGCCGGAGCCGGAGCCGGAGCCAGAGCCAGATCCCTCCggcatccagccaaaaaatg AGTCTTTTGAGTCTCTCTATAACGAGGGAGAGATGATTGGATTCGGAACGTTTGGCAGTGTGTATGAGGGAACACGCAAATTTGATGGCAAAAAG gtTGCCATCAAGCGGATGAGCAAATTGGACAATTTTCTTTATCTTGATATT CCTGGGCATCCCGAACCTCTCATTACAGAAGTGGCGCTGCTGCTAATGATGAGCCGAGAACCCATAAGCCCCTACGTCATACAACTATACCAGTGGTTTGAACACCCTCGAAAATTCACTCTTATTTTGGAGTACCCCGAACCCTGCGAGAGCTTGCAGGACATCATCACTCGTCATCCTCAACTGTGTGAAACAGTAGCACGGGTCTTGATGCAACAGGCTGTGCTGGCGTTACAACACTGCATCGAGCACGGCGTTTTTCACAGTGATATTCATGCGCAGAATTTCCTGGTGAAGAAAAACACGTACGAGCTTAAGCTGATAGACTTTGGCTGTGGTCAGCTATTTAGCAGTGATGGCTACGAGAGCGGCATATACCTCG GATTACAGGCTCACTGCCCACCTGAAGTCTTCACAGAACCTCGATTTCACGCCGTCCCAGCAAATGTCTGGGCTCTAGGAGTGCTGTTGTACGAGATGGTGAACGCACACCATCCTTTTTGCAGTAGAATGGAAATCGCACAAGCCGAAGTTAGATTTCGGAACGCCAACTTATCCCTAG GAAATATCATACTTGCTGTCCTCGGTGGAGGGCTTGAGCTCAAGACTTGTCCCGAAGCCTGA
- the LOC137090353 gene encoding serine/threonine-protein kinase pim-2-like isoform X1, giving the protein MSMAHMGERASGRSGSRRAAFSQTDGQEVWRPGSDDRDQDALSDPTQTQSQELPGYLTLSSESVSVSTGQADRKRELQSGSQKSPDDGGLSTSTKRSCRGILTSSSLSLPEDEIERQLSSLHSGDSWDSQNEQGCLFRSDSLEWWLPGQVPVEPTETGSCRTAQGSTEASPVNEISTEKPTDCRKRKLIRSFLKRLWKAVKSPFRCCCLSAVDVVEPFVPPPDLEPEPEPEPEPEPEPDPSGIQPKNESFESLYNEGEMIGFGTFGSVYEGTRKFDGKKVAIKRMSKLDNFLYLDIPGHPEPLITEVALLLMMSREPISPYVIQLYQWFEHPRKFTLILEYPEPCESLQDIITRHPQLCETVARVLMQQAVLALQHCIEHGVFHSDIHAQNFLVKKNTYELKLIDFGCGQLFSSDGYESGIYLGLQAHCPPEVFTEPRFHAVPANVWALGVLLYEMVNAHHPFCSRMEIAQAEVRFRNANLSLGCSDLIGQCLARDPTKRPTLEQMLQHEWIRNDCSTVDWRSSGDSLDQ; this is encoded by the exons ATGTCGATGGCCCACATGGGGGAAAGAG CCTCTGGACGCTCCGGATCCAGGAGAGCTGCTTTCTCTCAGACGGATGGTCAGGAGGTTTGGAGACCAGGTTCTGATGACCGTGACCAGGATGCACTGTCAGATCCGACCCAGACACAGAGCCAGGAGCTTCCTGGATATTTAACATTGTCTTCTGAGTCTGTTTCTGTGTCCACAGGTCAGGCTGACAGAAAGAGGGAGTTGCAGAGCGGCAGCCAGAAGAGCCCAGATGATGGAGGTCTGTCCACTTCAACAAAACGCTCTTGCAGAG GCATCCTGACATCATCATCCTTGTCCCTCCCTGAGGATGAAATAGAGAGGCAGTTGTCAAGCCTTCACAGTGGTGATAGTTGGGACAGCCAAAACGAGCAGGGCTGTTTGTTCAGGTCGGACAGCCTCGAATGGTGGCTGCCAGGTCAAGTTCCTGTCGAGCCAACAGAGACCGGAAGTTGCCGAACTGCTCAGGGTTCCACGGAAGCTTCTCCTGTGAACGAGATCTCAACAG AAAAACCTACAGATTGTAGGAAGAGGAAATTGATTCGTTCTTTCCTCAAGAGGCTCTGGAAGGCTGTGAAGAGTCCTTTCCGCTGCTGTTGCCTCAGTGCTGTGGATGTTGTGGAGCCTTTCGTCCCTCCACCAGATCTGGAGCCGGAGCCGGAGCCGGAGCCGGAGCCGGAGCCAGAGCCAGATCCCTCCggcatccagccaaaaaatg AGTCTTTTGAGTCTCTCTATAACGAGGGAGAGATGATTGGATTCGGAACGTTTGGCAGTGTGTATGAGGGAACACGCAAATTTGATGGCAAAAAG gtTGCCATCAAGCGGATGAGCAAATTGGACAATTTTCTTTATCTTGATATT CCTGGGCATCCCGAACCTCTCATTACAGAAGTGGCGCTGCTGCTAATGATGAGCCGAGAACCCATAAGCCCCTACGTCATACAACTATACCAGTGGTTTGAACACCCTCGAAAATTCACTCTTATTTTGGAGTACCCCGAACCCTGCGAGAGCTTGCAGGACATCATCACTCGTCATCCTCAACTGTGTGAAACAGTAGCACGGGTCTTGATGCAACAGGCTGTGCTGGCGTTACAACACTGCATCGAGCACGGCGTTTTTCACAGTGATATTCATGCGCAGAATTTCCTGGTGAAGAAAAACACGTACGAGCTTAAGCTGATAGACTTTGGCTGTGGTCAGCTATTTAGCAGTGATGGCTACGAGAGCGGCATATACCTCG GATTACAGGCTCACTGCCCACCTGAAGTCTTCACAGAACCTCGATTTCACGCCGTCCCAGCAAATGTCTGGGCTCTAGGAGTGCTGTTGTACGAGATGGTGAACGCACACCATCCTTTTTGCAGTAGAATGGAAATCGCACAAGCCGAAGTTAGATTTCGGAACGCCAACTTATCCCTAG GATGCAGTGATCTGATTGGCCAGTGCCTAGCCCGGGATCCAACTAAACGGCCGACATTAGAGCAGATGTTACAACATGAGTGGATTAGAAATGACTGCTCTACTGTAGATTGGAGAAGTTCAGGAGATTCACTCGATCAGTGA